A genomic segment from Methanoplanus limicola DSM 2279 encodes:
- a CDS encoding multiprotein bridging factor aMBF1: MTECEVCGETIRGKPVLVQIGGARMRVCSKCSKLGTVLERPGAGAQAQQQAGKIKTIRPGASGAASAPKRRARDVFDMMDGDIVDDFSARVREGREALGLSQKELALSIKEKEGLIKKIEKGMIPEDGVRKKIESALKIKLIESTDTDIRSEKSGPVTPTLGDMMKLKRSK; the protein is encoded by the coding sequence ATGACAGAGTGTGAGGTTTGCGGAGAAACGATCCGGGGAAAACCCGTTCTCGTCCAGATTGGCGGCGCCAGAATGCGTGTATGCAGTAAATGCTCAAAGCTTGGCACAGTTTTGGAAAGGCCGGGTGCAGGAGCACAGGCACAGCAGCAGGCCGGCAAAATTAAGACTATAAGGCCGGGTGCTTCCGGGGCTGCTTCAGCACCAAAGAGGCGTGCAAGAGATGTCTTTGACATGATGGACGGCGATATTGTGGATGATTTCTCTGCCAGGGTCCGGGAGGGAAGAGAGGCGCTTGGTCTCTCTCAGAAGGAACTTGCCCTGAGTATCAAAGAGAAAGAGGGCCTTATAAAGAAGATAGAGAAAGGCATGATCCCGGAAGACGGCGTCAGAAAGAAGATTGAGAGTGCACTGAAGATTAAGCTCATTGAGTCCACTGATACAGACATCAGGTCTGAGAAATCCGGTCCTGTAACTCCGACTCTTGGGGATATGATGAAGCTTAAGAGGTCTAAATAA
- a CDS encoding proteasome-activating nucleotidase, whose translation MADSQTKKSESLNEEDVTRYLLDRISGLEKRNLELREELRQLESEKRFIETQKIRFEREIRKLKGEVEKLRSPPLIIGTITDIAGDSRYVVQSSAGPKFMVRASGFLDTADLKQGARCTLNQQSLTIVDILPVSFDSQIYGMEISNIPEETYDDVGGLEYQITEIREAVELPLTKPEIFTRIGITPPKGVLLYGPPGTGKTLLARAVAHHTEAKFLRVVGSELVQKYIGEGARLVRELFELARKSAPSIIFIDEIDAIGAHRTEGITSGDREVQRTLMQLLADLDGFEARGDVKIIGATNRIDILDPALLRPGRFDRIIEIPLPDYEGRLSILKIHTENMNISKKLSLEDIAKLTEGMNGSELRAICTEAGMFALRNEKDYVGIDDFILATDKVGSEIKNHMKTTSDGVMFA comes from the coding sequence ATGGCAGATAGCCAGACAAAAAAATCCGAATCACTGAATGAGGAGGATGTAACAAGGTACCTCCTCGACAGAATTTCCGGTCTTGAGAAGAGAAATCTCGAACTTCGTGAGGAATTAAGGCAGCTTGAATCAGAGAAGCGCTTTATTGAGACACAGAAGATAAGATTTGAACGCGAGATCAGGAAACTGAAAGGTGAGGTCGAAAAACTGAGAAGCCCGCCGCTTATAATCGGCACTATAACCGACATTGCAGGTGACAGCAGATATGTCGTACAGTCCAGCGCAGGCCCTAAATTTATGGTTCGTGCATCCGGATTTCTTGACACCGCTGACCTGAAACAGGGTGCAAGATGTACACTCAACCAGCAGTCATTAACTATAGTAGACATACTGCCGGTATCCTTTGATTCCCAGATCTACGGGATGGAGATCAGCAATATTCCGGAGGAGACCTATGACGATGTAGGAGGCCTTGAATACCAGATAACCGAGATCCGGGAAGCAGTTGAACTTCCGCTGACAAAACCTGAAATATTTACCAGAATTGGAATTACTCCGCCCAAAGGAGTACTGCTCTATGGCCCTCCGGGAACAGGAAAGACTCTCCTTGCAAGGGCTGTGGCCCATCACACCGAGGCAAAATTCCTGAGGGTTGTCGGTTCAGAGCTGGTCCAGAAATATATAGGGGAGGGCGCAAGACTTGTGAGAGAACTGTTTGAACTTGCAAGAAAATCCGCACCCTCAATAATATTTATAGATGAGATAGATGCAATCGGTGCGCACCGGACAGAGGGGATCACTTCCGGAGACAGGGAAGTACAGAGAACTCTCATGCAGCTTTTAGCTGACCTTGACGGCTTTGAGGCAAGAGGAGATGTCAAAATAATCGGGGCAACGAACAGAATAGATATACTTGACCCCGCACTCCTCCGCCCCGGAAGATTTGACCGCATTATTGAGATTCCTCTCCCGGACTACGAAGGCAGGCTCTCAATTCTGAAAATCCATACAGAAAATATGAATATATCTAAAAAATTATCACTTGAGGATATTGCAAAACTTACGGAAGGTATGAACGGCTCGGAACTGAGAGCCATATGTACCGAGGCCGGCATGTTTGCCCTTAGAAATGAGAAGGATTATGTGGGAATAGATGATTTCATCCTTGCGACAGATAAAGTGGGAAGCGAGATAAAAAACCACATGAAGACTACCAGTGACGGAGTTATGTTTGCCTGA
- a CDS encoding DUF5804 family protein: MNLLLIQKEGIDLFSTLLASETSRDILRFYRPERTDCGVVIPNSTLGGSLSLLSEIRWYIRRYVASVLFEVSPGIYCSEIFAGEIYGRNLKLSDAGGNAGLIGIKDGFISGKLKIDINSKKEDYPDFCEMCDRVLEVRYSRSED, translated from the coding sequence ATGAATCTTCTGCTCATTCAGAAGGAGGGTATAGATCTCTTTTCTACCCTTCTTGCATCAGAGACGAGCAGGGATATTCTCAGATTTTACCGGCCTGAAAGAACGGACTGCGGAGTAGTAATCCCAAATTCGACCCTCGGCGGCTCTTTGTCCCTGCTCTCCGAGATCAGGTGGTACATCAGGCGTTATGTCGCCTCTGTTCTCTTTGAAGTTTCTCCCGGCATATACTGCTCGGAAATTTTTGCAGGAGAGATATATGGCAGAAATTTAAAGCTCAGTGATGCCGGTGGGAATGCAGGTCTTATAGGGATTAAAGACGGTTTTATCTCCGGAAAACTGAAGATTGATATAAATTCAAAAAAAGAGGATTACCCCGATTTCTGTGAAATGTGCGACCGTGTCCTTGAGGTCAGGTACAGCAGATCAGAGGATTGA
- a CDS encoding proteasome-activating nucleotidase translates to MDESVCNNSGDSFSKPGLQELNEQLQDLRVKLDILNREINNLQKENTQLKRENEQLKRPPLFVATVIDILDSGEIYLRQQGNNQEYITQTIDCLRGQIKAGMKVAVNNALSIVRIVGNTFDTRVRVMELEESPNVSFDMIGGLRNEIEEVREAVEYPLTRPEVFEKIGVEPPKGILLFGPPGTGKTMIAKAVANRANATFIRMSGSELVHKFIGEGAQMVRDLFLLARERSPSIVFIDEIDSIGSMRTQDGTSGSAEVQRTLMQLLAEMDGFDNRGNVRIMAATNRVDMLDPALLRPGRFDRILEVSLPDETARSDILKIHSSRMNIKDVSIEKLVSLTENMTGAELQSICREAGMNAVRNNADYVTFDDFIYSIDKVTKKTGSSDIMYM, encoded by the coding sequence ATGGATGAATCAGTCTGCAACAATTCCGGAGATAGTTTTTCAAAACCGGGACTACAGGAACTAAACGAACAGTTGCAGGATTTAAGGGTAAAGCTTGATATCCTCAACAGGGAGATTAACAACCTCCAAAAGGAAAATACACAGCTTAAAAGGGAGAATGAACAGCTAAAGCGCCCTCCTCTCTTTGTTGCGACAGTTATTGACATTCTTGACAGTGGTGAGATTTACCTGCGTCAGCAGGGCAATAACCAGGAATATATTACGCAGACTATTGACTGCCTGAGAGGCCAGATTAAAGCCGGAATGAAGGTCGCTGTCAACAACGCGCTCTCTATTGTCAGGATTGTCGGCAATACCTTTGATACCCGCGTGCGTGTAATGGAACTGGAAGAATCTCCGAATGTCAGTTTTGATATGATCGGCGGTCTTAGAAATGAGATCGAGGAGGTACGGGAGGCGGTGGAGTACCCGCTGACGCGCCCTGAAGTCTTTGAAAAGATAGGTGTGGAACCTCCAAAGGGAATCCTCCTCTTCGGCCCTCCGGGGACAGGCAAGACAATGATTGCAAAGGCAGTTGCAAACCGTGCCAATGCTACATTTATCCGTATGTCCGGCAGTGAACTTGTCCATAAATTCATAGGTGAGGGTGCCCAGATGGTCAGGGACCTCTTCTTACTTGCACGGGAGAGGTCACCGTCTATAGTATTCATAGATGAGATCGACTCCATCGGAAGCATGAGGACACAGGACGGAACCTCCGGCAGTGCTGAGGTGCAGAGGACACTTATGCAGCTTTTAGCTGAGATGGACGGATTTGACAACCGGGGTAATGTCAGGATTATGGCAGCCACCAACAGGGTGGATATGCTTGACCCCGCACTCCTCCGCCCCGGGAGATTTGACCGGATTCTTGAGGTCTCACTTCCGGATGAGACAGCCAGGTCTGACATCTTAAAGATCCACTCCTCAAGAATGAATATAAAAGATGTCTCGATTGAGAAGCTGGTATCACTGACCGAGAATATGACCGGAGCTGAACTGCAGTCCATCTGCCGCGAAGCGGGTATGAATGCGGTCAGGAACAATGCAGACTATGTAACATTTGACGATTTCATCTATTCCATTGACAAGGTCACTAAGAAGACCGGCTCATCGGATATAATGTATATGTGA
- a CDS encoding DUF126 domain-containing protein, translated as MSFTIQCRGISKGKAKGEIIVSKDPISFLSGVDPETGIVMEKGHAIEGRSIAGKVLVFPHGKGSTVGSYIVYALKKNGKAPAAIVNNEAETIIATGAIIADLPMVDKPSQDINSLKDGMIAEVDGDEGVILIED; from the coding sequence ATGTCTTTTACAATCCAGTGCAGGGGTATTTCCAAAGGAAAAGCTAAAGGCGAGATTATTGTAAGCAAGGACCCGATCTCATTTCTCTCAGGGGTTGATCCGGAGACCGGGATAGTTATGGAAAAGGGGCATGCAATTGAGGGAAGGTCAATAGCCGGAAAAGTGCTGGTATTCCCACACGGAAAAGGCTCCACAGTCGGATCATACATAGTGTATGCCCTGAAGAAAAATGGCAAAGCACCAGCTGCGATTGTAAATAACGAAGCAGAGACGATAATTGCCACAGGTGCAATAATAGCCGATCTCCCGATGGTGGATAAACCCTCACAGGATATAAATTCCCTGAAGGACGGCATGATAGCAGAAGTAGACGGCGATGAAGGCGTAATTCTTATCGAAGACTAA
- a CDS encoding TIGR04084 family radical SAM/SPASM domain-containing protein encodes MYYHLILTDECNLCCTYCRDKAFIVPDSDYNSFKLSDTPPEIEYSIDSLIDFLSKDRDPSILFYGGEPLLRIKMIEEIMDRAENTSFLIYTNGIFLDRLKDEYLSRISYIFISIDGDEETTDGYRGRGVYRKIFENLKEIRERGFKGEIIARMTVAEKTDICKSVLHLQNHENFRFDSIHWQLDANFWYDYGLRPEFKAWITESYNPGISKLAEYWLRKLKEGEFIRWYPFAATAGDILKGIAVNPIRCGAGIYNYAILTDGNIAPCPCMAGLEEYYCGNICETDPSEILKSEISGDCTDCEIKDFCGGRCLYSNIIRPWPAEGREIVRDSVKHLKECIEDKIPDIKELTEKGIISERVFDYEKYNGCEIIP; translated from the coding sequence TTGTATTATCATCTTATTTTAACTGACGAGTGTAACCTCTGCTGTACATACTGCAGGGATAAGGCATTCATTGTTCCGGACAGCGACTACAACAGTTTTAAATTGTCAGATACTCCTCCGGAAATTGAATACAGCATTGATTCGCTAATTGATTTCCTCTCAAAAGACAGAGATCCAAGCATTCTCTTCTATGGAGGAGAACCACTTCTCAGAATAAAAATGATTGAGGAGATCATGGACCGTGCAGAGAATACCTCTTTTCTGATTTACACAAACGGAATTTTTCTTGACAGGCTTAAAGACGAATATCTAAGCAGGATATCCTACATCTTCATATCAATAGACGGGGATGAGGAGACTACAGACGGATACCGGGGAAGGGGAGTTTACAGGAAAATCTTTGAAAATCTGAAAGAGATCAGGGAGAGAGGGTTTAAAGGAGAGATAATCGCCAGGATGACTGTTGCTGAAAAGACTGACATCTGTAAATCTGTCCTCCACCTCCAGAACCACGAGAACTTCCGGTTTGATTCCATACACTGGCAGCTAGATGCAAATTTCTGGTATGACTATGGTTTAAGGCCGGAATTTAAGGCATGGATAACTGAGTCATACAATCCCGGAATATCAAAGCTCGCAGAATACTGGCTCAGAAAACTCAAAGAGGGTGAGTTTATCAGGTGGTACCCCTTCGCAGCAACAGCCGGAGATATTCTTAAAGGAATTGCAGTAAATCCGATAAGATGCGGCGCAGGAATATACAATTATGCCATTTTAACGGACGGGAACATTGCACCATGTCCCTGTATGGCCGGACTTGAGGAGTATTACTGCGGCAATATCTGTGAGACAGACCCCTCTGAAATTCTTAAATCAGAGATCAGCGGGGACTGCACCGACTGTGAAATAAAGGATTTCTGCGGCGGAAGATGCCTCTACTCCAATATAATCAGGCCGTGGCCTGCCGAGGGCAGAGAGATAGTCAGGGATTCGGTAAAACATCTCAAAGAGTGCATTGAGGATAAAATTCCGGATATAAAAGAGCTGACTGAGAAGGGCATAATATCGGAGAGGGTTTTTGATTACGAAAAGTATAACGGCTGTGAGATAATCCCATAA
- a CDS encoding TIGR04013 family B12-binding domain/radical SAM domain-containing protein, whose protein sequence is MKINWRNIKWAGNSYAALYAACELAGYELIPVDKPEDDITLYSLNSVNADHFSDEIRNAECITVAGGPHPSADHKQFTGIADYVVVGEAEYSLPALLRYLDPDSPEKDLPAGVAAGDRYREKDYCVIPDAYPPFTKIKGYVEISRGCPYGCAYCQTPRLFGQGIRHRSIDCIVKAASGYRDVRFISPNSLAYGSKTGTSPDYDKLEKLLSSFFSDQNVYLGTFPSEVRPEFVTEKSLELISDYCSNKKIHFGAQSGSNRMLRKIRRGHTSEDVVSAVELCREFGFTPVVDYIIGLPGEEEEDQRETLEQIKWVCRYGKVHSHYFTPLSGTPFEGEKPAPLIPDVNRILGKLSLNGKVTGYWIESGSRFFNQNK, encoded by the coding sequence ATGAAGATCAACTGGAGAAATATAAAATGGGCGGGAAATTCTTATGCAGCATTGTATGCGGCATGCGAACTGGCCGGTTATGAACTTATTCCGGTTGATAAACCTGAAGACGACATAACCCTTTACAGCTTAAACTCTGTAAACGCAGACCATTTTTCTGATGAAATAAGAAACGCAGAGTGCATAACTGTTGCAGGCGGCCCTCATCCAAGCGCAGACCATAAACAATTTACAGGGATTGCAGACTATGTCGTTGTAGGTGAGGCGGAATACTCCCTTCCGGCACTGCTGAGATACCTTGACCCTGACAGTCCTGAAAAAGACCTTCCGGCAGGTGTCGCAGCGGGTGACAGATACAGGGAGAAGGATTACTGTGTAATTCCGGACGCATACCCGCCGTTTACAAAGATTAAGGGGTATGTCGAGATCAGCCGGGGCTGCCCCTACGGCTGCGCCTACTGCCAGACGCCAAGGCTCTTCGGGCAGGGCATAAGGCACAGGAGCATTGACTGTATTGTTAAGGCTGCATCAGGATACAGGGATGTCAGATTTATCAGCCCGAACTCACTTGCATACGGTTCAAAGACAGGTACATCACCGGACTATGACAAACTGGAAAAACTTCTCTCTTCCTTTTTTTCTGACCAGAATGTCTACCTCGGGACATTCCCAAGCGAAGTGAGGCCCGAATTTGTCACAGAAAAATCACTGGAACTGATATCAGATTACTGCTCCAACAAAAAGATCCATTTCGGCGCCCAGTCGGGCAGCAACAGAATGCTCAGAAAGATAAGACGCGGGCATACTTCGGAAGACGTTGTATCGGCAGTAGAACTCTGCCGGGAATTTGGGTTTACTCCGGTTGTGGACTACATAATAGGCCTTCCGGGCGAAGAGGAGGAAGACCAGAGAGAGACCCTTGAGCAGATAAAATGGGTATGCAGATACGGCAAGGTTCATTCACATTATTTCACCCCTCTCTCAGGGACGCCTTTTGAAGGTGAAAAACCCGCGCCTCTTATTCCGGATGTGAACAGAATTCTCGGAAAACTCTCCCTTAACGGAAAAGTCACCGGCTACTGGATTGAGAGCGGGTCAAGGTTTTTTAATCAGAACAAATGA
- a CDS encoding metallophosphoesterase family protein translates to MKKILVLTDLHGNYGKMEAFLELDPDFVVISGDLTEMGPSEPAIAMLDSIDVPCFVVPGNCDPKDILEHLEDSSAVSMHGTALDIGNITFVGLGGSNPTPFCTPFELQEEEIEEVLSSAEKRMRKNVHNILICHAPPFGTLDNVGENQVGSTALKEHMNNYDLICCGHIHDDPGVKETDGTVVVNPGPASEGRCAVVTLGDDAKDIRVELYSF, encoded by the coding sequence ATGAAGAAAATACTCGTATTGACCGACCTGCACGGCAACTACGGAAAGATGGAGGCATTCCTTGAACTTGATCCTGATTTTGTCGTAATTTCAGGAGACCTGACAGAGATGGGGCCATCCGAACCGGCCATTGCCATGCTGGACTCAATCGATGTACCCTGCTTTGTGGTTCCGGGAAACTGTGACCCGAAGGATATCCTTGAACACCTGGAGGATTCTTCTGCCGTATCAATGCACGGCACGGCACTTGACATTGGCAATATAACTTTTGTCGGCCTCGGGGGCTCAAATCCAACGCCTTTCTGCACCCCCTTTGAACTTCAGGAGGAGGAGATCGAAGAGGTCCTCTCATCAGCAGAGAAGAGGATGAGGAAAAATGTGCATAATATCCTCATATGCCACGCCCCGCCGTTCGGGACGCTGGATAACGTTGGGGAAAATCAGGTCGGGAGTACGGCCCTAAAAGAGCATATGAATAATTATGACCTCATATGCTGCGGGCATATACATGACGATCCGGGTGTAAAAGAGACAGATGGCACTGTGGTCGTAAACCCAGGACCTGCATCAGAGGGCAGATGCGCCGTAGTAACACTCGGCGACGATGCAAAGGATATAAGAGTTGAGCTGTACAGCTTCTGA
- the cyaB gene encoding class IV adenylate cyclase, with product MIYEVESKNRVESIDRIKQILEENNAGYLGVSMQDDMYYNSLIRDYARTDEALRIRDTGDSAELTYKGPKVKAAGAKAREEYNVAISSAEDMEKVLLKTGFFVSRGVKKRREEYLFMDATIALDIVEGLGHFVEIEIISEDKDSAAEKINEIKEFLEVTGESIQTSYLEMIIEKEGNF from the coding sequence ATGATCTACGAAGTTGAGTCAAAGAACCGGGTGGAATCTATAGATCGCATTAAACAGATTCTTGAAGAGAATAATGCAGGATATCTCGGTGTCAGTATGCAGGATGATATGTATTACAACTCCCTGATCCGGGACTACGCAAGGACAGATGAAGCTTTAAGGATCAGAGATACCGGTGATTCAGCTGAACTTACATATAAAGGGCCGAAGGTTAAGGCTGCGGGCGCGAAGGCGAGAGAAGAGTACAATGTCGCCATATCGTCTGCTGAGGATATGGAGAAAGTGCTTTTAAAAACCGGATTTTTCGTATCAAGGGGCGTGAAGAAGAGAAGAGAAGAATATCTGTTCATGGATGCCACAATTGCACTTGATATCGTTGAGGGCCTTGGTCATTTCGTTGAAATAGAGATAATTTCTGAAGATAAGGACTCAGCTGCTGAGAAGATAAACGAAATTAAGGAATTTCTTGAGGTAACCGGTGAGAGCATCCAGACGTCATATCTTGAGATGATTATAGAAAAAGAGGGTAATTTCTGA
- a CDS encoding FKBP-type peptidyl-prolyl cis-trans isomerase, producing MTIKEGDFIRLSYTGESEGIIFDTTYEEVAKEDGTYSEEKNYGPIVVRVGGQHLIQGLDEDLTGKETGTEYSVEISPEKAYGERNQELVRSASTKDFGEKPTVGMRVKADDRQGVVVNVVGKRVVIDFNHMLAGKTISYKYTIESVIEEPKEQAAALFKLFCGKEMEMDLTDGVLTVILPPGITYDKNYMYGKGMAVHQIFEYVEGVEEVILKESFKKPEIYNEETAEVTEATEVAAETEVSEVKEETAEASEE from the coding sequence ATGACAATCAAAGAAGGAGATTTCATCAGACTCAGTTATACCGGCGAAAGCGAGGGTATAATCTTTGACACAACCTACGAAGAGGTTGCAAAAGAAGACGGAACATATTCAGAAGAGAAGAATTATGGACCAATTGTTGTCCGTGTAGGCGGACAACATCTTATACAGGGCCTTGATGAAGACCTCACAGGCAAAGAGACCGGAACAGAGTACTCAGTAGAGATCTCACCTGAAAAGGCATACGGAGAGAGAAACCAGGAACTCGTCCGCTCAGCATCCACAAAGGACTTCGGCGAGAAGCCAACAGTCGGAATGCGTGTAAAGGCAGACGACAGACAGGGTGTAGTTGTAAATGTAGTAGGAAAGCGCGTAGTGATTGACTTCAACCACATGCTCGCCGGAAAGACAATCTCCTACAAATACACAATCGAGAGTGTAATCGAAGAGCCAAAGGAACAGGCAGCAGCACTCTTCAAACTCTTCTGCGGAAAGGAGATGGAGATGGACCTTACAGACGGTGTTCTTACAGTAATCCTCCCGCCCGGAATCACATATGACAAGAACTACATGTACGGCAAAGGCATGGCAGTACACCAGATCTTTGAGTACGTTGAAGGTGTAGAGGAAGTAATTCTCAAAGAGTCCTTCAAGAAACCAGAAATATACAATGAAGAAACTGCTGAAGTAACTGAGGCAACAGAGGTTGCAGCTGAAACAGAAGTTTCTGAAGTTAAAGAAGAGACAGCTGAAGCATCCGAAGAATAA
- a CDS encoding mRNA surveillance protein pelota has product MKSEFCGLKRNFGEIKLFPETLDDLWHLKHLIAPGDLVFATTFRSIDSATDKARPEKTEKKPVRLGIRIEKVEFHHNSGRLRAGGVIEHGPDTGFHHSLNLESGHEISVIKNWTSYDLERIDRAVKASSLGLIHILTVEEGEAELFRLRQFGPELVTSVLGGSGKREGLDSRKEFFLEVYGFLSAITGPVVVAGPGFVKDDFISFLKSKDAELAERCITAETRRIGRGAVQEVIGLGITGRINEDIQLAREVKAIDELLKRISTGGAVAYGVSEVRQAIDYGAVDEVLVCDSLLRDDNISALLETAENMRAGIVVLSTEFEPGSRLEALGGIAALLRFKI; this is encoded by the coding sequence TTGAAATCCGAATTCTGCGGGCTGAAGAGAAATTTCGGGGAGATTAAACTCTTTCCGGAGACCCTTGATGACTTATGGCACTTAAAGCACCTGATAGCGCCGGGTGACCTCGTCTTTGCAACAACCTTCAGAAGTATTGACTCTGCAACCGACAAGGCAAGGCCTGAGAAGACGGAGAAGAAGCCCGTGCGCCTTGGCATCCGGATTGAGAAGGTTGAGTTTCATCATAACTCCGGGAGGCTGAGGGCTGGCGGTGTTATTGAGCATGGCCCTGATACCGGCTTTCACCATTCCCTAAATCTGGAGTCCGGACATGAAATTTCGGTGATAAAAAACTGGACGTCCTATGATCTTGAGAGGATTGACAGGGCGGTTAAGGCCTCTTCACTGGGTCTTATACATATACTGACAGTTGAGGAGGGTGAGGCTGAACTCTTCAGGCTCAGACAGTTTGGCCCTGAACTGGTTACTTCGGTTCTGGGCGGTTCAGGCAAGCGTGAGGGTCTTGACAGCCGGAAGGAATTTTTTCTGGAGGTGTATGGTTTTCTGTCGGCAATTACAGGGCCGGTTGTCGTTGCAGGGCCTGGTTTTGTCAAGGATGATTTCATCTCATTCCTTAAGTCAAAGGATGCTGAACTTGCGGAGAGGTGCATCACTGCCGAGACGAGGCGTATAGGCAGGGGTGCAGTGCAGGAGGTTATCGGGCTTGGCATCACAGGCCGGATAAATGAGGACATTCAGCTTGCGAGGGAAGTTAAGGCCATTGATGAGCTGTTAAAGAGGATCTCAACCGGAGGTGCTGTCGCGTACGGAGTATCTGAGGTCAGGCAGGCTATTGACTATGGTGCTGTGGACGAGGTGCTTGTCTGTGACAGCCTGCTTCGGGACGATAACATATCAGCACTTCTTGAGACTGCTGAGAATATGAGGGCAGGCATAGTTGTTCTCTCGACTGAGTTTGAACCCGGAAGCCGGCTTGAGGCGCTTGGCGGCATTGCGGCACTGCTAAGATTTAAAATATGA